In Mytilus edulis chromosome 13, xbMytEdul2.2, whole genome shotgun sequence, a single window of DNA contains:
- the LOC139500285 gene encoding uncharacterized protein yields MNEKFRSEEQAFQGKTIILEKIQQLKKNTTLAFTDGSCKGNPGPCGAGAAILISNSTEHVELTQPVSNRGSILLGELVAIKLVIDFLIIPNNRKNTESIKIFSDSQSAIGILTLNWKSDNYGKTIHDIKIGILALKSEGIIVSIEWTPGHADIQGNELADQLAKKAAQEAEKIQSIPLFTKQDIQKGAKDSVMLKWQNRWDTSEKGRRYYAFQQNVKNTIPKDKPSTEIYRITTSLRTGYCNLNSYKSMICPALIDKCSCGQIETVDHYLLDCENYEEAREKLRSALYFITSKLTLESEVLLATTENDNYKNHIEDIQDLLGVFIKDTGRFTK; encoded by the coding sequence ATGAATGAAAAATTCAGATCAGAGGAACAAGCATTTCAGGGAAAGACTATCATTTTGGAAAAAATACAGCAACTTAAAAAGAATACAACATTAGCTTTCACTGATGGCTCCTGCAAAGGAAACCCAGGTCCATGTGGGGCTGGGGCAGCTATTTTAATATCAAACAGCACAGAACATGTGGAGTTAACACAGCCAGTTTCCAATAGAGGTTCTATTTTATTAGGGGAATTAGTAGCTATCAAGCTGGTAATAGATTTTCTTATAATTCCAAACAACAGAAAAAacactgaatccatcaaaattttctcAGACAGCCAATCAGCAATtggaattttaactttaaattggAAATCAGATAATTACGGCAAAACTATTCATGATATTAAAATCGGTATATTGGCACTAAAATCTGAAGGAATCATTGTTTCCATTGAATGGACCCCTGGACACGCTGACATACAAGGTAATGAACTAGCAGACCAACTAGCTAAAAAAGCAGCACAGGAGGCAGAAAAAATACAAAGTATTCCATTATTTACTAAACAAGATATACAAAAAGGAGCTAAAGACAGTGTTATGTTAAAATGGCAAAACAGATGGGACACCAGTGAAAAAGGAAGGAGATATTATGCATTTCAACAAAATGTTAAGAATACAATTCCAAAAGACAAACCGTCAACTGAAATATATAGAATAACTACTAGTTTAAGAACAGGATATTGCAATTTAAATTCATATAAGTCAATGATATGCCCAGCACTCATCGACAAATGCAGCTGTGGACAAATAGAAACAGTTGACCATTATCTTCTGGATTGTGAAAATTATGAGGAGGCTAGAGAAAAACTCCGCTCTGCACTCTATttcataacatcaaaactaacaCTTGAATCAGAAGTACTATTAGCAACAACAGAAAATGATAATTACAAAAATCACATAGAAGATATTCAAGATTTGTTAGGGGTTTTTATTAAAGATACTGGAAGGTTCACAAAATAG